From a region of the Paenibacillus sp. R14(2021) genome:
- a CDS encoding alpha-mannosidase has product MKDKKLYMIGNAHLDPVWLWQWQEGFQEAKATFRSALDRMKESEDFIFTSSSAAMYEWIENNDPGMFKEIQARAAEGRWNIVGGWWIQPDCNIPSGESFVRQGLYGQRYFKEKLGVTAKVGYNVDSFGHNAMLPQILKKSGMDYYVMMRPMPNEKGLPGRLFWWQSDDGSKVLTFRIMFEYLSWGKDLENHVRRCLGEFKEPLNDLMLFYGVGNHGGGPTKENISSIRRMNGEADLPKLEFATPDQYFEDMEKSGLSFPVVHDDLQHHASGCYAAHSGIKQWNRQAENRLIAAEKFSALASWITGQPYPTDLDRAWKNVLFNQFHDILAGTSLEPAYDDARYLFGEAMAIADRSLNYAVQSLSWNIGIEQDESMRPIVVFNPHAWQSRVNVELEVGGIKEKTVLLDETGKPVPFQTVKSQAAARGRYRLSFMADLPPLGYRLYKLVTESASIKPVGEPITASDLVLENSLLRLEFDRNTGFIKSLRDKKLNHEVLKGEGARPVVIEDTSDTWSHDVLHFNGPSETFKATKVLRIEHGPVKSVIRVVSEYGSSKLVQDFAMYPGSRQIDVSVTVDWREKFKMLKLVFPVNVIFSKQTYEIPYGTIEREHNGEEEPGQSWVDYSGIVQETNDVYGLSLMNDAKYSYSMHNKEMALTVLRSPIYAHHVPYVPEADGEYAFIDQGIQRFNYSLLPHEGTWEQAGTVRRAAELNCKPVAVIETFHEGKLPQTDSYVSVDKENIIVSAIKKAEDNDDLIVRCYETDKRATSAEILLPKWNRVIRADFKPSDIKTFRVPANADLPVTETSMLEWELE; this is encoded by the coding sequence ATGAAAGACAAGAAGCTTTATATGATCGGCAACGCGCATCTGGATCCAGTGTGGCTGTGGCAGTGGCAGGAAGGCTTTCAGGAAGCGAAAGCAACGTTCCGTTCCGCGCTCGACCGGATGAAGGAATCGGAAGACTTTATTTTCACATCCAGCTCGGCCGCGATGTACGAATGGATCGAGAACAACGACCCCGGCATGTTCAAGGAAATTCAGGCGCGCGCAGCCGAAGGCCGCTGGAACATTGTCGGCGGCTGGTGGATTCAGCCCGACTGCAACATTCCGAGCGGCGAATCTTTTGTCCGCCAGGGGCTGTACGGACAGCGCTATTTCAAGGAGAAGCTTGGCGTTACGGCTAAAGTCGGCTACAACGTGGACAGCTTCGGCCATAACGCCATGCTGCCACAAATTCTGAAGAAAAGCGGTATGGACTATTACGTTATGATGCGCCCGATGCCGAACGAAAAGGGCCTCCCGGGGCGTCTGTTCTGGTGGCAGTCCGACGATGGCTCGAAGGTGCTGACGTTCCGCATCATGTTTGAATATTTGTCGTGGGGCAAGGATCTGGAGAACCATGTACGCCGCTGCTTGGGTGAATTCAAAGAACCGCTGAACGACCTGATGCTGTTCTACGGCGTAGGCAACCACGGCGGCGGTCCGACGAAAGAGAATATTTCGAGTATTCGCAGAATGAACGGGGAAGCGGATTTGCCGAAGCTCGAGTTCGCGACGCCCGATCAGTATTTCGAGGATATGGAGAAATCGGGATTGTCATTCCCGGTCGTCCACGATGATCTTCAGCATCATGCCAGCGGCTGCTACGCCGCGCATTCCGGTATTAAACAGTGGAACCGTCAGGCGGAGAACCGTTTAATCGCCGCGGAGAAGTTCTCCGCGCTCGCTTCTTGGATCACGGGACAGCCGTACCCTACGGATCTCGATCGCGCATGGAAAAATGTGCTCTTCAACCAGTTCCATGATATCTTGGCAGGCACAAGCTTGGAGCCTGCTTATGACGATGCCCGGTATTTGTTCGGCGAAGCAATGGCGATCGCCGATCGTTCCCTCAACTACGCCGTCCAATCGCTGTCGTGGAATATCGGCATCGAGCAGGACGAGTCCATGCGTCCGATCGTCGTGTTCAATCCGCACGCGTGGCAGAGCCGCGTTAATGTCGAGCTCGAAGTCGGCGGGATCAAGGAGAAGACCGTGCTGCTTGACGAGACCGGCAAGCCGGTTCCGTTCCAGACGGTGAAATCACAGGCTGCAGCACGCGGCCGATACCGGCTCAGCTTCATGGCGGATCTGCCGCCGCTCGGCTACCGCCTTTACAAGCTCGTGACGGAGTCCGCTTCGATCAAGCCGGTCGGCGAACCGATTACGGCAAGCGATCTCGTGCTCGAGAACAGCCTGCTTCGTCTTGAATTCGACCGGAATACCGGATTCATCAAGAGCCTGCGCGACAAGAAGCTGAATCATGAGGTGCTGAAGGGCGAGGGCGCGAGGCCTGTCGTTATAGAAGATACGTCGGATACGTGGAGCCATGACGTGCTGCATTTCAACGGACCTTCGGAAACGTTCAAGGCAACGAAGGTGCTCCGCATCGAGCACGGGCCGGTCAAATCGGTCATCCGCGTCGTGAGTGAATACGGCAGCTCCAAGCTCGTACAGGATTTCGCGATGTATCCAGGCAGCAGACAAATCGACGTCAGCGTAACGGTGGATTGGCGCGAGAAGTTTAAGATGCTTAAGCTTGTCTTCCCAGTCAACGTCATCTTTAGCAAGCAAACCTATGAAATTCCGTACGGCACCATCGAGAGAGAGCATAACGGCGAGGAAGAGCCGGGCCAAAGCTGGGTTGACTACTCGGGCATCGTGCAGGAGACAAACGATGTGTACGGGCTCAGCCTGATGAACGACGCCAAATACAGCTACAGCATGCATAACAAAGAGATGGCGCTGACGGTGCTTCGCAGCCCGATCTACGCGCATCATGTCCCTTACGTGCCTGAAGCGGACGGCGAGTATGCATTCATCGATCAAGGCATTCAGCGCTTCAATTATTCCTTGCTGCCGCATGAAGGCACTTGGGAGCAGGCGGGCACGGTGCGCCGCGCGGCCGAGCTGAACTGCAAGCCGGTAGCGGTCATTGAGACGTTCCATGAAGGCAAGCTGCCGCAAACCGACTCCTACGTTTCCGTCGACAAGGAAAACATCATCGTCAGCGCCATTAAGAAAGCGGAAGATAACGATGACTTGATCGTACGCTGCTACGAGACGGACAAACGGGCGACGTCAGCCGAAATCCTGCTGCCAAAGTGGAACCGGGTCATTCGTGCAGACTTCAAGCCCTCGGATATCAAGACGTTCCGCGTGCCGGCTAATGCCGACCTTCCGGTGACGGAAACAAGCATGCTCGAATGGGAGCTGGAGTAA
- a CDS encoding amidohydrolase family protein: MSSIHEYVNQLRIIDGHEHLATPQIRKKENHDFFSLLHYLDSDLITAGMVRGALSRNGRSDEEKAAVFMKYWERTSNTTYARMFRTAMNDLYAFNDWSVTGILDVNEKVKAASHNPDWYNQVLFEKSGIDLAFTLIQTTKLDYELFRPIMFLDFTYKLRTRKDIHDVERNARMNVHTLTGYLDAVDALLHRYKQEGMVATKLGHAYWRSLACTKPSLQDAESIFNRLMGCTLEDGLSQRETEALQDYLIHFIIQRSIAYELPIQIHTGHHETSVSSNGNLIPNSNAALLLPLLAEYTDAKFVLLHCGFPYHDAYLSIVKNYPNVYADFTWTYIISPTAAKQILHQMIEMVPQTKIQGFGGDYSHIEGTYAHLKLARGIIADTLTEKVAEGAMKEADALRFADRIFRDNLIELYKLDI, encoded by the coding sequence ATGAGCAGCATTCATGAATATGTAAATCAACTCCGGATCATCGATGGACATGAGCATCTGGCGACTCCGCAAATCCGCAAGAAAGAGAACCACGATTTTTTCTCATTGCTTCATTATTTGGATTCCGATCTAATTACGGCCGGTATGGTCCGAGGCGCTCTCAGCAGAAATGGCCGCAGCGACGAGGAGAAGGCGGCCGTGTTCATGAAGTATTGGGAACGAACGAGCAATACGACTTACGCGCGCATGTTCCGAACCGCGATGAACGATTTGTACGCGTTTAACGACTGGAGCGTTACGGGGATTTTGGACGTGAACGAGAAAGTGAAAGCAGCGTCGCATAACCCTGACTGGTACAACCAGGTATTGTTTGAGAAATCGGGTATTGACTTGGCTTTTACGCTGATTCAAACGACAAAGCTGGACTATGAGCTATTCCGGCCGATTATGTTCTTGGATTTCACCTATAAACTTCGAACACGCAAGGATATTCACGACGTCGAGCGGAACGCGCGGATGAACGTGCATACGCTCACGGGCTACCTGGATGCCGTGGATGCCTTATTGCATAGATACAAGCAGGAGGGCATGGTCGCGACAAAGCTCGGTCATGCTTATTGGCGGTCGCTGGCATGCACGAAACCGTCTCTCCAGGATGCCGAATCCATATTCAATCGGCTGATGGGCTGCACGCTGGAGGACGGACTGTCTCAGCGGGAGACGGAGGCGCTTCAAGACTATCTCATTCATTTTATTATCCAGCGTTCCATTGCTTATGAGCTGCCGATCCAAATTCATACCGGCCATCACGAAACAAGCGTCTCAAGCAACGGGAATCTGATTCCGAACTCTAATGCGGCGCTGCTTCTTCCTTTGCTGGCCGAATACACGGACGCCAAGTTCGTGCTGCTGCATTGCGGCTTCCCTTATCACGATGCTTACCTAAGCATTGTCAAAAACTATCCAAACGTGTACGCCGATTTTACATGGACTTATATTATTTCTCCGACGGCAGCCAAGCAGATCCTGCATCAAATGATCGAGATGGTACCGCAGACGAAGATTCAAGGCTTCGGCGGAGATTACAGCCACATCGAAGGCACCTATGCGCATTTGAAGCTGGCGCGCGGCATCATCGCAGACACGCTGACCGAGAAGGTGGCAGAAGGTGCGATGAAGGAAGCGGACGCGCTGCGCTTCGCGGACCGAATTTTCCGGGACAATCTGATTGAACTCTACAAGCTGGACATCTAA
- a CDS encoding aspartate/glutamate racemase family protein, giving the protein MGESKPAYWSGRKLAIIHTTPLTVETLKVLANEQMPGIEIVNLVDDSILPQLAANGDRVEEIRVRWSEYARIAEQLGAECILNACSSIGELCGQVQPEIGVPIVRIDEAVAEYAVRTASKIGVAATLATTLAPTQRQLRAKAEQAGKEVELVAVVASTAYKLLLAGDKDGHDTELAETLRRLAEDTEVVVLAQASMARVVERFSPEERKRFLTSPELGMARVKQVLQNQ; this is encoded by the coding sequence ATGGGAGAGAGTAAACCGGCGTACTGGTCCGGCCGCAAGCTGGCCATTATTCATACGACGCCGCTAACGGTCGAAACACTTAAGGTGCTCGCGAACGAGCAGATGCCAGGCATCGAAATCGTCAATCTGGTTGACGATTCGATCCTGCCGCAGCTCGCGGCAAACGGTGACCGCGTGGAAGAAATCCGGGTCCGCTGGAGCGAATATGCCCGTATCGCGGAACAGCTTGGGGCTGAATGCATTCTGAACGCTTGCTCGTCCATTGGCGAGCTGTGCGGGCAAGTCCAGCCGGAAATTGGCGTTCCGATCGTCAGAATCGACGAAGCCGTGGCGGAATATGCAGTGCGGACGGCATCGAAAATCGGGGTTGCCGCAACACTGGCTACTACGCTCGCACCTACGCAGCGTCAGCTGCGGGCCAAAGCGGAGCAGGCCGGCAAGGAAGTCGAGCTTGTTGCCGTTGTCGCCTCTACTGCCTACAAGCTGCTGCTTGCCGGCGACAAGGATGGACATGATACCGAACTGGCGGAGACCCTCCGCCGATTGGCGGAGGATACGGAAGTGGTCGTGCTGGCGCAGGCATCGATGGCCCGGGTGGTAGAACGGTTTTCGCCGGAAGAGCGCAAGCGGTTCCTGACAAGTCCGGAGCTTGGCATGGCTCGCGTAAAGCAAGTTTTGCAGAACCAATAG
- a CDS encoding class II fructose-bisphosphate aldolase: MFNQTKPQNVITLKKALEFAEAGRFAIGSFSPRYTPMIAAVLQAGQQASSPMIVQISHKELIRYGITPAEFGDEFYAQIGALNITVPVVLHLDHTKELATIAEAIDAGFTSVMIDASEKPFDGNVKDSKEVVDYAHAKGVSVEAELGMIGTTDFVETDKDEELYTDPQEAAEFVRLTGVDALAVSCGTAHGVYNVKLPKIDYARLSAIRTLTPVYLVLHGGSGVPAEMMQQAFRLPGGGVSKVNIATDLELSLLAALGREERMTNAECLSLAPDRLALGRDAVKRTVIDKMESFVCSAGEAGRFIL; the protein is encoded by the coding sequence TTGTTTAATCAAACAAAACCTCAAAATGTAATCACGCTTAAGAAAGCATTGGAATTCGCGGAAGCGGGCCGGTTCGCGATCGGCTCCTTCTCGCCTCGGTATACGCCGATGATTGCGGCCGTATTGCAGGCCGGTCAGCAGGCGAGCTCGCCGATGATCGTGCAAATTTCGCACAAGGAGCTTATTCGCTATGGGATAACGCCGGCGGAATTCGGCGACGAATTTTACGCTCAAATTGGAGCACTGAACATCACCGTTCCTGTCGTGCTCCATCTGGATCATACGAAGGAGCTGGCGACGATAGCCGAAGCCATCGATGCCGGATTTACGTCGGTCATGATCGATGCTTCCGAGAAGCCGTTCGACGGCAACGTCAAGGACAGCAAGGAAGTCGTCGACTATGCGCACGCCAAGGGCGTATCGGTCGAAGCGGAGCTCGGCATGATCGGCACGACCGACTTCGTTGAAACAGATAAGGACGAGGAGCTGTACACCGATCCGCAGGAAGCGGCTGAATTCGTCCGTTTGACCGGCGTCGATGCGCTTGCCGTATCCTGCGGCACGGCACACGGCGTTTACAACGTGAAGCTGCCGAAAATCGACTATGCTCGGTTGTCCGCTATCCGCACGTTAACGCCGGTCTATCTTGTCCTGCACGGCGGCTCGGGCGTTCCGGCCGAGATGATGCAGCAAGCATTCCGTTTGCCTGGCGGCGGCGTAAGCAAGGTGAATATCGCTACTGACCTGGAGCTGTCGCTGCTTGCGGCACTCGGCCGCGAAGAGCGGATGACGAACGCGGAATGTCTGTCGCTCGCTCCGGATCGTCTGGCACTCGGCCGTGATGCCGTTAAACGCACGGTTATCGATAAAATGGAAAGCTTCGTATGCAGCGCGGGTGAAGCCGGTCGATTTATACTGTAA